Sequence from the Clostridium saccharobutylicum DSM 13864 genome:
TTCACTAGAGTTAATAAGACTAAGAGTACTTGTAGATACAATTGAAATAACATGTAGATGTGACTGGTTTGAATTCTTAGGAGGGGGATTTGTTATTTTTCCTGACGGTAGTGTAGAAATGTTTGATATTGACTCGATGAGTATTTAAAATAACATAACCATATAAATACCACAATTTTGTGAATTATTGGTATTTATATGGTTTTTTATTATTTCTAGATAGCAGAAAATGTTGATACTTTAGCTACCTTCTCAAATTATAAGTTATTCTTTACCTGCAAAGATGGAAAAGTGTTTGAAATAAAAGATGAGCTTGGAAGAACAGTTCAATATAAATACACTGGAAATTATTTAACAGCTGTTATCCATGTTGACCAGGGAATTACAAGATATACCTACGATGAAAAAGGATATATAAGCAGCATAACAGACCAAAATGGAAATACTTATACGAAAAACTTCTTTGATAAAAAAGGAAGAGTAATCCGTCAGGATTTCCCAAATGATGATACCTGCAAGATAACATATGATGATTCAGAAAAAGAAGTAACATTCTATTCATATTAAATGACAATGTGGATGGAATAACAGGAACACACCCAGAATCCCAAAAGATAGCTGATAAAATATTAAGTGATAAGAAATTACAAAAAATAATTAATAATGATGAATTAGGTTATGATAAAAAATTAGGAAAACTTACTAGTAGATTAAATACACTAAGAAGTGAGAATGAGCTTACAGTTCATGAATTAAATAATGCAAGGAAAACACAGTGGATACCGACAGATATTAATGGTACATTTGGGCATTTGGGTGGTGTTTCAGAGTTAAAAGCTCAAAATCCTGTAATAAAGAATCCAAAATGTCCTAAATAATAGAATAGAGAAGGAGTGTTAAGTAATGGAAAGTATAATTATTGAAGATAATTTAATGGGAAAATTACAATATAAAAAGGAGAATTGGAATAAAATTGATCCAATAAAATATTATCTTAATAATGAAGAGAAATCTATAATAATTGAAATTGATATACAGAATGGAGAAGCAACAGAATATGAATTAGGGATAGGAGGTTGGGAAGCGGACGATTTTGATGATGATGAATTGGATAGGCATGAAGAATATAAAAAGCAAGTTAAATTTATGTATAAAAAATATATTGAATTATTTTCGGAAACTATAAAATTAGTTAGGGACATTATAATAGAAGACTATAATACTTTCATTCAAGAAACTTCTAAAGAAGAAGTGATAAGAATTATAGGTGAAGAAAATTATAAATGCATAGCTAATAATAAAGATAAGGTTTTTGATTTAATAACGTTGCAAAAAGCAACTATATTTAACAAGAGAATTAGGATTATTGGAGAATGTAAATGGTATATTAATAATGAATTTGGAATAAATTTATGGAAAGATGATTCATATAATATTGGAAATTTAGATACAATATATTAAAAAAACGGATATTTTAATATATTTATTAATTTATTTATCATATTTATAATAGCTGAATAAATAATAATGAATAAAGAAATTATGAAAGCAGATGATAAGATAAAAATCATCTGTTTTTTTGTATATTGGATAAAATATTTTATGATGAGAGGCCATCAGATTATAATTAAACTTGTGACTTAAATGGAAATAGACTTTAAGAATTAAGTATTAAGAATAAGAAGTTCTAAAGCTAAGATTCTATGAACAGGCTAAAAAAAGTAAACTATGATGATAATTATGAGAGCTTTACTATGATAAAGTAGGTAACAGGATAACAAAAACTATAAATGATATTACAGAAAAATATCTTTATAACGTAAGGAACCAATTAAAGGAATTACACAAAGATTCTGGTATAAACTACTTTACTTATGATAAACAAGGAAATACGATAAAAGAAGAAACTTCAACTCGAAATAATATCTTTGAGTATAATACTTTAAATCAACAAGTAAAGGCTATAACTAAAGAAGGAAATACTTTAGTTAGCAGGTATGATACGCAAGGTTTAAGAGCTGAGATTGAAGAAAATGAAAAATTAACCAAGTTTATTTTCCATAAAGAAAATGTTTTAGTTGAGACTGATAAAGATTATAATGTTGTTTCTAGATTTACTAGAGGTTATGAAGTTGTTGCTACTGATATTTTAGAGTCAAGTGAAAATTCAACTGAGGATTTAAATAAAAATTCAAATGCACAATTAGAATCTAAATTAAATAGATATTACTATACTGTTGATGAACAAGGTAGTACAGCATTTATTACTGATAAAAATCAGCAAATTAAAAACGAATATTATTATGATGCTTTTGGTCATGTTATTGAAAGCAAAGAAGAAGTTCATAATAGGATAACTTATACTGGACAGCAGTTTGATGGGATTACGGGACAATATTATTTGAGAGCTAGATTCTATAATCCTGTGATTGGAAGGTTCACTCAAGAGGATGTTTATAGGGGTGATGGGTTAAATCTTTATGCTTATTGTGGGAATAATCCTGTTGTTTATTATGATTTCAGTGGATTCGCAAAGGCAACTAAGAAGGATATAAGTGAGATGACTTATGGTGAAATAGTTTCTGAGCTTAACCAACATTATGAAGAATTTGTTAAAAAGAAGAACAAAAAATATCCACCAGAAAAAAATAGTAATGAGTTATTAAAGAATGAATTAACTTATGGACCACATGGAAAACATAACGAAGAAAGTGGGGATAATATAACGGGTCATCATATGCCATCAAATGATTTTATGCAAAATAAATGTGGTGTAAGCGAGAATGAGAGTTTCTCCATGAATCTTGAGCAAATTTTTCCTGGAAGTGGAGGAAGGCATAGGAGAACATTCACATATGGTTTAACATCAAAATCAAGAAAACATCAGTTATATAGTAAACTAACACCAAGAGATGCTTTGGCA
This genomic interval carries:
- a CDS encoding RHS repeat-associated core domain-containing protein, producing the protein MFEIKDELGRTVQYKYTGNYLTAVIHVDQGITRYTYDEKGYISSITDQNGNTYTKNFFDKKGRVIRQDFPNDDTCKITYDDSEKEVTFYSY
- a CDS encoding RHS repeat-associated core domain-containing protein; protein product: MLESSENSTEDLNKNSNAQLESKLNRYYYTVDEQGSTAFITDKNQQIKNEYYYDAFGHVIESKEEVHNRITYTGQQFDGITGQYYLRARFYNPVIGRFTQEDVYRGDGLNLYAYCGNNPVVYYDFSGFAKATKKDISEMTYGEIVSELNQHYEEFVKKKNKKYPPEKNSNELLKNELTYGPHGKHNEESGDNITGHHMPSNDFMQNKCGVSENESFSMNLEQIFPGSGGRHRRTFTYGLTSKSRKHQLYSKLTPRDALAFDLNDSQRILIEDGLYNKETARKLYDYSKDYQKSPNSKGAFDKDNELNNITKQCLKK